A portion of the Esox lucius isolate fEsoLuc1 chromosome 20, fEsoLuc1.pri, whole genome shotgun sequence genome contains these proteins:
- the LOC105008742 gene encoding zinc finger protein 135-like, which translates to MTSVKQDDCSQTLGLNDITCEEKIVDISNQDETAEVDTFPTPGEKQQEDPKDKKFHSCPHCGKRFQLISRLKRHINIHTGEKTYSCSYCGKSFSRSDCLNNHLRIHTEEKRYSCSGCEKGFNSLSTLTAHLRTHTGEKPYSCSVCGKSFSESSNFKAHQRIHTGERPYSCSDCGKSFSTKGNLKFHQRRHTQRISYSCSECGKSFWSVGNLKIHQRIHTGERPYSCSDCGKSFFRLGNLNEHQRIHTGEKPYFCSDCGKSFSQSSSLNSHQRTHTGEKPYSCSDCGKSFSQSSYLKCHQRIHTGHKPYSCSDCGKIFSFINNLKVHQRTHTGEKPFTCSDCGKSFSQSILLKDHQRIHTGEKPHSCSKCGKSFSRLVGLNHHQRTHTGEKPYFCSDCGKSFSGSSNLKTHQLIHTGEKPYSCSKCGKCFSRLFGLKCHQRTHTGEKPYLCSDCGKTFSQISNLQFHQRIHTGEQP; encoded by the exons atgacatcagtgaaGCAGGATGACTGCAGTCAAACACTGGGACTGAATGATATTACATGTGAAGAGAAGATTGTGGATATATCTAACCAAG ATGAAACTGCTGAAGTTGATACTTTTCCTACACCtggagagaaacaacaggaagatCCCAAAGATAAGAAGTTTCATTCCTGCCCCCACTGTGGAAAACGTTTCCAATTGATATCACGtttaaaaagacacattaacatacatactggagagaagacTTACTCCTGTTCTtattgtgggaagagtttctctagATCAGATTGCTTAAATAATCACCTGCGCATACATACGGAAGAGAAGCGTTACTCCTGTTCTGGCTGTGAGAAGGGTTTCAATAGTTTAAGCACCCTTACAGCTCACCTGCGcacacatacaggagagaagccttactcctgttctgtctgtgggaagagtttctctgaatcaagtaactttaaagctcaccagcgcatacatacaggagagaggccttactcctgttctgactgtgggaagagtttctctacTAAAGGTAACCTTAAATTTCACCAGCGCAGACATACACAAAGGATatcttactcctgttctgagtGTGGAAAGAGTTTCTGGAGTGTAGGTAACCTTAaaattcaccagcgcatacatactggagagaggccttactcctgttctgattgtgggaagagcTTCTTTAGATTAGGTAACCTGAATGAACACCAACggatacatactggagagaaaccttacttctgttctgactgtgggaaaagtttCTCTCAATCAAGCAGCCTTAATTCTCACCAACgcacacatactggagagaagccttactcctgttctgactgtggaaagagtttctctcaatcaTCTTACCTTAAatgtcaccagcgcatacatacaggACAcaaaccttactcctgttctgactgtggaaagatTTTCTCTTTTATAAATAATCTTAAAGTTCACCAACgcacacatactggagagaagcctttcacctgttctgactgtggaaagagtttctctcaatcaATCCTCCTTAAAgatcaccagcgcatacatactggagagaagcctcaCTCATGTTCTAAATGTGGAAAGAGCTTCTCTAGATTAGTTGGCCTAAATCATCATCAACgcacacatactggagagaagccttacttttgttctgactgtgggaagagtttctctggATCAAGTAACTTAAAAACTCACCAGctcatacatactggagagaagccttactcctgttctaaATGTGGAAAGTGCTTCTCTAGATTATTTGGTCTAAAATGTCACCAACgcacacatactggagagaagccatacctctgttctgattgtgggaagaCTTTCTCTCAGATAAGTAACCTTCAatttcaccagcgcatacacactggCGAGCAACCTTAG